One stretch of Toxoplasma gondii ME49 chromosome XI, whole genome shotgun sequence DNA includes these proteins:
- the SRS52D gene encoding SAG-related sequence SRS52D (encoded by transcript TGME49_315330~Gene product name based on ToxoDB Community Expert Annotation.) has translation MELEITNESKIASFQCDTGIDNLTPESATEIFDEYCHKSLKLSEELPSAKLETENGRRTFSVEHLPENAATYCYKCSSPGVYDKKELPSQNSNACTVKIKVSAANVGSAAVTSATTGVASPLVLGSAISLFFFLSIL, from the coding sequence ATGGAGCTGGAGATTACCAACGAATCCAAGATCGCTTCGTTCCAATGCGACACCGGCATTGACAACTTGACGCCAGAAAGCGCGACAGAGATCTTCGATGAATATTGTCACAAATCTTTGAAGCTGTCAGAAGAGTTGCCGTCTGCCAAgctcgagacagaaaacgggCGCCGCACGTTCAGTGTAGAACATCTGCCGGAGAATGCAGCAACATACTGCTACAAGTGCTCCTCTCCCGGTGTTTATGACAAGAAGGAGCTGCCCAGCCAGAACtcaaatgcatgcaccgtGAAAATAAAGGTTTCTGCCGCTAATGTCGGCAGTGCTGCAGTTACCTCAGCCACCACAGGTGTAGCGTCGCCTCTGGTTCTAGGGTCAGCTATTTCACTattctttttcctgtctaTTTTGTAA